From a single Planctellipticum variicoloris genomic region:
- a CDS encoding VOC family protein, giving the protein MTVKRMDNVLIVVDDLEAAKAFFIELGLRLEGETTVEGPLVGKLIGLNDVRATLAMLRTPDGQGIELDKFHTPDAIRFGPVNAPVNALGIRRVMFAVDDIGAVVAHMRAHGAELIGEMQYEDMYRLAYIRGPEGIIVALAEQFG; this is encoded by the coding sequence ATGACGGTCAAACGGATGGACAACGTCCTCATCGTTGTCGACGATCTCGAAGCCGCCAAGGCGTTCTTCATCGAACTGGGCCTCAGGCTTGAGGGGGAGACGACCGTCGAAGGGCCTTTGGTCGGGAAACTGATCGGGCTCAACGATGTCCGGGCCACCCTGGCGATGTTGCGGACTCCCGATGGGCAGGGCATTGAGCTGGATAAGTTCCACACGCCCGATGCGATCAGGTTCGGACCCGTGAATGCGCCGGTGAACGCGCTGGGCATCCGGCGCGTCATGTTCGCTGTCGATGACATCGGCGCCGTCGTCGCGCACATGCGCGCCCACGGAGCCGAGCTCATTGGCGAAATGCAGTACGAGGACATGTACCGACTGGCCTACATCCGCGGGCCGGAGGGCATCATTGTCGCGCTTGCCGAGCAGTTCGGCTGA
- a CDS encoding dihydrofolate reductase family protein, protein MRSLRYSINITLDGCCDHRAGSTDEELHRDWAEKLAQADALLFGRVTYEMMEAAWRPPATGVRPDWMADWMEPFARTIDAAKKYVVSSTLDRVDWNAELVRGDLGEAVQQLKREPGKGLFVGGVKLPLALAELGLIDEYEFVVHPRLAGHGPTLFAGLSKYVDLRLVGRREFGCGAVAMQYVPRR, encoded by the coding sequence ATGCGATCTCTTCGCTATTCCATCAACATCACCTTGGACGGGTGCTGCGATCATCGGGCAGGCTCGACGGACGAAGAGTTGCATCGTGACTGGGCCGAGAAGCTCGCGCAGGCCGATGCCCTGCTCTTCGGCAGAGTCACCTACGAAATGATGGAGGCGGCCTGGCGGCCGCCGGCGACGGGCGTGAGGCCCGATTGGATGGCCGACTGGATGGAACCCTTCGCCCGGACGATCGACGCCGCAAAGAAGTACGTCGTTTCGAGCACGCTGGACCGGGTCGACTGGAACGCGGAGCTCGTGCGCGGAGATCTGGGGGAGGCCGTTCAGCAGCTCAAGCGGGAGCCGGGGAAGGGACTGTTCGTGGGAGGCGTCAAGCTCCCGCTGGCATTGGCGGAACTGGGATTGATCGATGAGTACGAGTTCGTGGTGCATCCCAGGCTGGCGGGCCACGGGCCGACGTTGTTCGCGGGGCTGTCCAAGTATGTCGACTTGAGGCTCGTGGGCCGGCGGGAATTCGGCTGCGGCGCGGTGGCAATGCAGTATGTGCCCAGACGATAG
- a CDS encoding DUF1559 domain-containing protein, translating to MTDHVSDLQARLQPAEATSRLNLFTNCSLKSNWLGAADFPESPDSFRNAVRDAGFVIRSAAVCGWNVFDFAIVVVIVVIVVIASSSFTRWIDPMNPIVRPDRRASSGFTLIELLVVIAIIAILIALLLPAVQQAREAARRTQCKNHLKQLGLAFHNYIDVHKRFPPYCVAGGLGTGSQEVTRNWAYPSMLLPMLDQAPLYNQLGVGQTNLVPFAANSTPHDYTTAAAGSKEKLFTTKISVFFCPSSSGADVNKYQNNLGTMMFAMNNQIAQQPSSSAPGAPALPLGDILDGTSNTMLMAEKSLMDSPFVAVGAQWIMGRSCVTLSSSNRLDIVAAQCPMNTPFDGSPDSANLCYNENSPSTLVSRASVASPHVGGAHFLFCDGSVKFISENVQANPVTGSTGAGGNYIYQNLFNINDRNSIGDF from the coding sequence GTGACAGACCATGTCTCGGATTTGCAAGCTCGATTGCAACCGGCAGAAGCGACGTCTAGACTGAACCTCTTCACCAATTGTTCATTGAAATCGAACTGGCTCGGCGCCGCGGATTTTCCGGAATCTCCGGATTCGTTCCGAAACGCGGTCCGAGATGCGGGGTTTGTAATACGTTCGGCGGCAGTCTGCGGCTGGAACGTTTTTGATTTCGCCATCGTCGTCGTCATTGTCGTCATTGTCGTCATTGCTTCATCGAGTTTCACCCGCTGGATTGACCCCATGAACCCGATTGTACGCCCCGATCGCCGGGCTTCGTCCGGCTTTACGCTCATAGAGCTGCTGGTGGTGATTGCGATCATCGCAATCCTGATCGCCCTGCTGCTGCCGGCCGTGCAGCAGGCCCGCGAGGCCGCCCGCCGGACTCAGTGCAAAAACCATCTGAAGCAGCTCGGCCTGGCCTTCCACAACTACATCGACGTCCACAAGCGGTTCCCGCCGTATTGCGTGGCCGGTGGGTTGGGAACTGGCTCGCAAGAGGTGACCCGCAACTGGGCTTACCCGTCGATGCTACTACCGATGCTGGATCAGGCTCCGCTCTACAATCAGCTTGGCGTCGGGCAGACCAATCTTGTCCCGTTCGCTGCAAACTCGACCCCGCATGACTACACGACCGCCGCTGCCGGTTCGAAGGAGAAATTGTTCACAACCAAGATTTCGGTCTTCTTCTGTCCGTCCTCGAGCGGCGCCGATGTCAACAAGTACCAGAACAATCTCGGCACGATGATGTTCGCCATGAACAATCAGATTGCCCAGCAACCGAGTTCGAGCGCGCCCGGAGCCCCGGCATTGCCGCTGGGTGACATTCTCGACGGGACGTCGAACACGATGCTGATGGCGGAGAAGTCTTTGATGGATTCTCCATTCGTCGCCGTTGGAGCCCAGTGGATCATGGGCCGGTCCTGCGTCACGTTATCTTCCTCGAACCGTCTGGATATTGTCGCCGCTCAGTGCCCGATGAATACTCCGTTCGACGGGTCTCCGGACAGCGCCAATTTGTGCTACAACGAGAATTCACCATCCACGCTCGTCAGCCGTGCTTCGGTAGCAAGTCCGCACGTCGGCGGGGCTCATTTCCTGTTCTGCGACGGCTCGGTGAAATTCATCAGCGAGAACGTCCAGGCGAATCCGGTCACGGGGTCGACAGGAGCCGGCGGGAATTACATTTACCAGAACCTGTTCAATATTAACGACAGAAATTCGATCGGCGATTTCTAA
- a CDS encoding carboxypeptidase-like regulatory domain-containing protein: protein MQRWMAIAVVMGLALMAIGCGGSGRPRLVKVQGKVTLDGQPLEGAQVALLFVTTEKGKYQRPSRATTDPGGAFTPQTYGNDDGLPVGKYKVGVIKREIVGNLPANFSEENPEASNVKYKWTTPREYADPASSGLEVEVTSSGLKPETIDLKTNGKPPEIELTGPQKRANDP, encoded by the coding sequence ATGCAGCGATGGATGGCAATTGCCGTCGTCATGGGCTTGGCGTTGATGGCCATCGGCTGCGGTGGCTCCGGACGCCCGCGCCTGGTGAAAGTCCAGGGTAAAGTGACGCTTGACGGACAACCGCTCGAAGGTGCTCAGGTCGCCTTGCTGTTCGTCACCACGGAGAAAGGAAAGTACCAGAGGCCGTCTCGGGCGACGACTGATCCCGGCGGGGCGTTCACCCCGCAGACTTATGGCAATGACGACGGCCTGCCCGTCGGCAAATACAAAGTTGGAGTGATCAAGCGGGAGATTGTGGGGAATCTTCCTGCGAACTTCAGCGAAGAGAACCCCGAGGCATCCAACGTTAAGTACAAGTGGACGACCCCGCGCGAATACGCCGACCCGGCGTCCTCGGGTCTCGAAGTCGAAGTCACCTCCTCCGGGCTCAAGCCGGAGACCATCGATTTGAAAACGAATGGCAAGCCGCCCGAAATTGAGCTGACCGGTCCTCAGAAACGGGCCAACGACCCGTAA